Proteins from a genomic interval of Thermoanaerobacterium thermosaccharolyticum DSM 571:
- a CDS encoding ABC transporter ATP-binding protein, translating to MILETQNLTKQFDGKGGFKDVNISIDSGMVFGFLGPNGAGKSTFVKTMVGLLYPTCGFAWINGFPIGTIESKRKIGFLPENFKYYDWMTGKELMKFHAELYKMKNPDKKIEELLDLVKLKGHENKKIKNYSKGMQQRIGLAIALLNDPKVIFLDEPTSALDPVGRIDVREIIKRLKDDGKTVFLNSHLLSEVEMICDEVAIINHGHVIAEGKLKNLLSKNTYVEMVISDYNSELIEKISKLAYDIVLKDGKLTFKVKDKDSIPEIAKIVVDSGAKLYQLDSKTSSLEDLFINIVGKDEDVC from the coding sequence ATGATACTTGAGACTCAGAATCTCACAAAACAGTTTGATGGTAAAGGCGGATTTAAAGATGTAAACATCTCAATCGACAGTGGTATGGTTTTTGGATTTCTCGGCCCAAACGGTGCCGGAAAAAGCACATTTGTAAAAACTATGGTGGGGCTTTTATACCCCACCTGTGGTTTTGCTTGGATTAATGGCTTTCCCATCGGCACTATAGAATCAAAAAGAAAAATTGGATTTCTTCCTGAAAACTTCAAGTATTACGACTGGATGACAGGAAAAGAATTGATGAAATTTCATGCAGAATTATACAAGATGAAAAACCCAGATAAAAAAATTGAAGAACTTCTTGATCTGGTTAAGCTTAAAGGACATGAAAATAAAAAAATAAAAAATTACAGCAAAGGTATGCAACAAAGGATAGGGCTTGCAATAGCACTTTTAAATGATCCAAAAGTAATCTTTTTAGATGAACCCACATCAGCCCTTGATCCTGTTGGCAGAATAGATGTTAGAGAGATAATAAAAAGACTAAAAGACGATGGCAAGACAGTATTTTTAAACAGCCACTTATTAAGTGAAGTCGAAATGATCTGCGATGAAGTCGCAATTATAAACCACGGGCATGTAATAGCTGAAGGAAAGCTTAAAAACCTATTAAGTAAAAACACTTATGTGGAAATGGTTATATCAGATTATAATAGCGAATTAATCGAAAAGATTTCTAAGTTAGCATATGACATTGTATTAAAAGATGGCAAACTTACATTTAAAGTAAAAGATAAAGACAGTATTCCAGAGATCGCAAAAATTGTGGTAGATTCCGGCGCAAAACTGTATCAATTGGACTCAAAAACAAGTTCATTGGAAGATCTATTTATAAATATAGTTGGAAAGGATGAGGATGTATGCTGA